One window of Chryseobacterium sp. JJR-5R genomic DNA carries:
- a CDS encoding WG repeat-containing protein — MLTYNFIAPKNENEINTISKYWLCFKKDDTFGILNYKGDIIIPFEHNIMTCFSVIAVSENGKLGLITKSKKRIPAEYDYHVMADGEKNSFYFVKKEGKLGAVDENNQVVIPFEFENVDEVMDDFYAEKFFVFKKRFGYTLVQKDGKMFYPYDFEYEPPKMKEGITIFDNKILYDIYKNQVNIYEAEQEYLDKTDYE; from the coding sequence ATGCTGACTTATAATTTTATCGCTCCGAAAAATGAAAACGAGATCAATACTATTTCTAAATATTGGCTGTGCTTTAAAAAAGATGATACATTTGGGATATTAAATTATAAAGGTGACATCATTATCCCTTTTGAGCATAACATAATGACCTGTTTTTCCGTAATAGCAGTTTCTGAAAACGGGAAATTAGGATTAATTACTAAAAGTAAGAAGCGTATTCCTGCAGAGTATGATTATCATGTGATGGCTGACGGTGAAAAGAATAGCTTTTACTTTGTTAAGAAAGAAGGTAAATTAGGAGCAGTAGACGAGAATAACCAAGTAGTAATTCCTTTTGAATTTGAAAATGTGGATGAAGTAATGGATGATTTCTATGCTGAAAAGTTTTTTGTTTTCAAAAAAAGATTCGGCTACACTCTGGTGCAGAAGGACGGAAAAATGTTTTATCCATATGATTTTGAGTATGAACCTCCAAAAATGAAAGAAGGGATTACAATCTTTGATAATAAAATTTTGTATGATATTTATAAGAATCAAGTAAATATTTATGAAGCTGAGCAGGAATATCTTGATAAAACCGATTACGAATAA
- a CDS encoding acyl carrier protein, whose protein sequence is MSDIASRVKAIIADKLDVEETEVTPEASFTNDLGADSLDTVELIMEFEKEFNIQIPDDQAEKITTVGHAIAYIEEVVNK, encoded by the coding sequence ATGTCAGACATTGCATCAAGAGTAAAAGCTATCATCGCTGATAAGCTTGACGTTGAAGAAACTGAAGTGACTCCTGAAGCTAGCTTCACAAACGATTTGGGAGCAGATTCATTGGATACAGTTGAATTGATCATGGAATTTGAAAAAGAATTCAACATTCAAATCCCTGATGATCAGGCTGAAAAAATTACTACTGTAGGCCACGCTATCGCTTATATCGAAGAAGTAGTAAATAAATAA
- a CDS encoding thermonuclease family protein, with protein sequence MKKFIPAALFFISASVFSQTKGKVISIKDGDTVVVLLAGNTHQTLRLAEVDCPENSQAFGNNAKSFTGSQVFGKTVTFYSVGKDRYGRSVAGVFYDNGKYLSREIVRAGFGWWYFKASKNTELQKLQDEAREKRLGLWADRQPVSPWDFRKGKNKKKTPTVKSKNKSSESAQ encoded by the coding sequence ATGAAAAAGTTTATCCCTGCTGCTTTGTTTTTTATTTCCGCTTCAGTTTTTTCACAGACCAAAGGAAAAGTCATCAGTATTAAAGACGGGGATACCGTTGTGGTGCTGCTGGCCGGCAATACACATCAGACTTTGAGGCTGGCGGAAGTAGACTGTCCTGAAAACAGCCAGGCTTTCGGGAACAATGCAAAGTCATTTACCGGCTCACAGGTTTTCGGGAAAACGGTTACCTTTTACAGCGTAGGAAAAGACCGTTACGGGCGGTCTGTTGCCGGAGTCTTTTACGATAACGGTAAATATCTGTCTAGGGAAATTGTGAGGGCAGGATTCGGATGGTGGTATTTTAAAGCATCAAAAAATACGGAACTGCAGAAGCTGCAGGATGAAGCCAGGGAAAAGAGGCTCGGCCTGTGGGCAGATCGGCAGCCGGTATCACCGTGGGATTTCAGAAAGGGGAAAAATAAAAAGAAAACGCCGACAGTAAAGAGTAAAAATAAAAGTTCTGAATCGGCTCAGTGA
- a CDS encoding WG repeat-containing protein, with the protein MGVVDQTGKEVIPAKYLSVGVFNIFGYAKVRENISINRKVNCGQSNPCIEKENLPFYYFIDKNGVQRSNYFENINDWDDNEDYFIDEINKRDEIVRKKDMHVIYQSKGNTRLSIDANRYKSSDYFIKESRNNGKKDLVDIKGHHLTNFLYEDV; encoded by the coding sequence GTGGGGGTTGTAGATCAGACAGGTAAAGAAGTTATTCCTGCTAAGTATCTGTCAGTTGGTGTTTTCAATATATTTGGATATGCAAAAGTAAGGGAAAACATCTCAATAAACCGAAAAGTAAATTGTGGACAGTCAAATCCCTGTATCGAAAAAGAAAATTTACCTTTTTATTATTTTATAGATAAAAATGGAGTTCAAAGAAGCAATTACTTTGAAAACATTAACGATTGGGATGATAATGAAGATTATTTTATCGATGAAATCAATAAAAGAGATGAAATTGTCAGAAAAAAAGATATGCATGTGATCTATCAGTCTAAAGGTAATACAAGACTTTCGATTGATGCAAACCGTTATAAATCATCTGATTATTTTATTAAAGAATCCAGAAATAATGGTAAAAAAGATCTGGTTGATATAAAGGGACATCATCTTACGAACTTTCTTTATGAAGATGTTTAG
- a CDS encoding IPExxxVDY family protein, producing the protein MEIQKLYDLDDIESDDITVGLVRLAKHIPDHEFFFTVNQKNGLHFKRIDDLIFEGSHYDYHFSRFEAYDKFTKTCFTFISNRSFESRQKHTHTELFLQEDNIKFLLNNQVEVQYILYSPEQFTDFSVILLPENLVFPIQDYTLSSEEELYQIIQYYE; encoded by the coding sequence TTGGAAATCCAAAAACTTTATGATCTTGATGATATAGAATCTGATGATATTACCGTAGGACTGGTAAGATTGGCAAAACATATCCCCGACCATGAGTTTTTCTTCACTGTAAACCAAAAAAACGGCCTTCATTTTAAACGTATTGATGACCTCATCTTTGAGGGTTCCCATTATGATTATCACTTTTCAAGGTTTGAGGCTTACGATAAGTTTACAAAGACCTGTTTCACGTTCATTTCCAACCGTTCTTTTGAAAGCAGGCAGAAACATACACATACAGAGCTCTTCTTACAGGAAGACAACATTAAATTTTTATTAAATAACCAGGTAGAAGTACAATATATTTTGTACAGTCCGGAACAGTTTACTGATTTTTCCGTAATTTTGCTACCTGAAAATCTTGTGTTTCCGATTCAAGATTATACATTAAGTTCTGAAGAAGAGCTTTATCAAATTATCCAGTATTATGAATAA
- a CDS encoding NAD-dependent succinate-semialdehyde dehydrogenase, with amino-acid sequence MEQSIENKLIRAGKTFKEWKNVPFEDRQKYIAKAAELLKTNAEKFGRIITSEMNKPISQSIAEVEKCALMMNYYADAENILKPEKVDSEYSYSEIQYIPKGVILGVMPWNFPFWQVLRFAVPAILAGNTVVLKHASICFGSGNAIEDVLLEAGFPEGVFQNLEIGHKDVKEVLEHTVIAGVSLTGSEKAGAEVASIAGQNIKKSLLELGGSDAFIVLDDADLDEAAKVGAQARLQNCGQTCVAAKRFIIDEKIEDTFLPKFIEEYKKYVPADPMDKETKIAGMARPDLADDLEKQFEKALEHGAEIILPLERISDNEFMPGLIRIQEGNPILQEELFGPLGMVMIAKNDDEALQMANDIPFGLSNSVWTKDTGRQLFFIENLESGTVNINRMTSSDPRFPFGGTKTSGYGTELSLLALKEFVTARTIVGN; translated from the coding sequence ATGGAACAATCAATTGAAAATAAACTGATCAGGGCAGGAAAAACATTCAAAGAATGGAAAAACGTACCGTTTGAAGACCGCCAGAAATATATCGCCAAAGCAGCTGAATTATTAAAAACCAATGCTGAAAAGTTCGGCAGGATCATTACCTCAGAAATGAACAAACCGATTTCACAGTCCATTGCTGAGGTTGAGAAATGTGCCCTGATGATGAACTATTATGCAGATGCAGAAAATATTTTAAAGCCTGAAAAAGTGGATTCGGAATACAGCTATTCTGAAATTCAGTACATCCCGAAAGGTGTTATTTTAGGCGTTATGCCGTGGAATTTTCCTTTCTGGCAGGTGCTGAGGTTTGCAGTTCCTGCCATTTTAGCGGGCAATACGGTAGTCCTTAAACATGCTTCGATCTGTTTCGGGAGCGGGAATGCTATTGAAGATGTACTGTTGGAAGCCGGTTTCCCGGAAGGTGTTTTCCAGAATCTCGAAATAGGCCATAAAGATGTAAAAGAAGTACTGGAACATACAGTTATTGCTGGCGTAAGCTTAACGGGAAGTGAAAAGGCCGGCGCTGAAGTGGCTTCCATTGCAGGGCAGAATATCAAAAAATCCCTGCTGGAACTGGGAGGGAGCGATGCTTTTATCGTTCTGGATGATGCAGACCTGGATGAAGCGGCCAAAGTGGGAGCACAGGCAAGGCTTCAGAACTGCGGACAAACCTGTGTGGCCGCTAAAAGATTTATCATTGATGAGAAAATAGAGGATACCTTTCTCCCTAAATTCATTGAAGAATATAAGAAATACGTTCCTGCCGACCCGATGGATAAGGAAACGAAAATCGCAGGAATGGCCCGCCCGGACCTTGCGGACGACCTGGAAAAGCAGTTTGAAAAGGCTCTGGAACATGGTGCTGAAATTATTCTTCCTTTGGAAAGGATTTCTGATAACGAATTCATGCCCGGACTGATCAGGATACAGGAAGGCAACCCGATTTTACAGGAAGAACTTTTCGGGCCGCTGGGAATGGTCATGATTGCAAAAAATGATGATGAAGCCCTACAGATGGCTAATGATATCCCTTTCGGACTTTCCAATTCGGTCTGGACAAAAGACACGGGCCGTCAGCTGTTCTTTATTGAAAACCTCGAATCGGGAACCGTAAATATCAACAGGATGACCAGTTCTGATCCGCGTTTCCCTTTTGGCGGTACCAAGACTTCAGGCTACGGTACGGAACTCTCTTTACTGGCCTTGAAAGAATTTGTGACGGCAAGGACAATTGTGGGGAATTAA
- the fabF gene encoding beta-ketoacyl-ACP synthase II encodes MELKRVVVTGFGAITPIGNNAKEYWENLVKGESGAAPITLFDATNFKTKFACEVKNFDPLQHFDKKEAKKMDRNTQLGMVAAREAVAHSGIIEDSVNKDRVGVIWGSGIGGLETFENEVLGWANTDIPRFNPFFIPKMIADITPGHISIEYGFHGPNYTTVSACASSANALIDAKMLIQLGKADVIVCGGSEAAVTASGVGGFNAMMALSTRNDDPTTASRPFDKDRDGFVLGEGAGCIILEEYEHAVKRGATIYAELKGGGLSADAHHMTAPHPEGLGAYLVMKNCLEDAGLTADEVDHINMHGTSTPLGDIAESNAISKLLGEHAFNIQINSTKSMTGHLLGAAGVIEAIAVLGTIIHGIVPPTINHFTDDENIDSRLNFTFNEAAKKDVKVAMSNTFGFGGHNACVLFTKI; translated from the coding sequence ATGGAATTGAAAAGAGTAGTTGTAACCGGTTTCGGAGCAATAACGCCGATTGGGAATAATGCAAAAGAATACTGGGAAAACCTTGTAAAAGGCGAGAGCGGTGCCGCTCCGATTACTCTTTTTGATGCCACAAACTTTAAAACAAAATTCGCCTGCGAAGTAAAGAATTTCGATCCGCTGCAGCATTTCGACAAGAAAGAAGCTAAGAAAATGGACAGAAATACACAGCTTGGCATGGTGGCTGCCAGAGAAGCAGTGGCACACTCAGGAATTATTGAAGACAGCGTAAACAAAGACAGGGTCGGCGTAATCTGGGGTTCAGGAATCGGAGGGCTGGAAACATTTGAAAATGAAGTCCTGGGATGGGCCAACACGGATATTCCGAGGTTCAACCCATTCTTTATCCCTAAAATGATTGCAGACATTACTCCGGGACATATTTCTATCGAATATGGCTTCCATGGACCTAATTACACAACGGTTTCTGCCTGTGCGTCTTCTGCCAATGCCCTGATTGATGCCAAAATGCTGATCCAGCTCGGAAAAGCAGACGTCATTGTATGCGGAGGCTCCGAAGCAGCCGTAACCGCAAGCGGTGTCGGCGGATTCAACGCCATGATGGCACTTTCTACAAGAAATGATGACCCTACGACAGCTTCAAGGCCATTTGACAAAGACAGAGACGGATTTGTACTGGGTGAAGGAGCAGGATGCATTATCCTTGAAGAGTATGAGCATGCGGTAAAACGTGGAGCAACAATTTATGCAGAATTAAAAGGCGGAGGCCTGAGTGCAGATGCACATCACATGACGGCACCTCATCCTGAAGGACTGGGCGCTTATCTGGTAATGAAGAACTGTCTGGAAGACGCAGGATTAACGGCTGATGAAGTAGACCATATCAACATGCATGGTACCTCTACTCCATTAGGAGACATTGCAGAATCCAATGCCATTTCCAAATTACTCGGCGAGCATGCCTTCAACATCCAGATTAATTCTACGAAATCAATGACCGGCCACCTTCTGGGTGCTGCAGGGGTTATTGAAGCAATTGCTGTGTTAGGGACTATTATTCATGGTATCGTTCCTCCTACTATCAATCATTTTACCGATGATGAAAATATCGACAGCAGACTGAACTTCACGTTCAACGAAGCTGCGAAAAAAGATGTAAAAGTAGCCATGAGCAATACTTTCGGGTTTGGCGGGCATAATGCCTGCGTTCTATTTACGAAAATCTAA
- the pyk gene encoding pyruvate kinase: MNKYLKKTKIIATLGPASSSKEVMLGLMKAGVDIFRINFSHADYDLVRSNINIIRELNKEYGFSVGILGDLQGPKLRVGVVKEGSYLNPGDILTFTNEKIEGDSTRVYMTYQQFPQDVKVGEKILIDDGKLMLEVIETNEIDTVKAKTIQGGPLSSKKGVNLPNTNVSLPALTEKDIQDANFMLDHDVDWIALSFVRHAQDIIDLKELISKHPNGKFKTPIIAKIEKPEGVKNIEEILLECDGLMVARGDLGVEVPMEEVPAIQKTLVEKARFYSKPVIIATQMMETMINSLTPTRAEVNDVANSVLDGADAVMLSGETSVGRYPVQVVENMTKIVKNIETTHFYQHKNEPIEKDFNCIDERFITNRVCLAAVRIAKTTNVAAIVTLTSSGYTAFQLAAHRPNSHIIVFSGNKRVITMLNLLWGVHAFYYDMKKSTDETIIQVNMLTHNYGYIEAGDFVININATPSYEGGKTNTLRLTTV, from the coding sequence ATGAATAAGTATTTAAAGAAGACAAAAATTATCGCGACACTTGGTCCGGCTTCATCGTCGAAGGAAGTAATGTTAGGGTTAATGAAAGCAGGTGTTGATATTTTCAGAATCAACTTTTCGCATGCAGACTATGATTTAGTTCGATCCAATATTAACATCATCAGAGAACTCAATAAAGAATACGGTTTTTCTGTAGGGATCCTCGGTGACCTTCAGGGCCCGAAGCTGAGAGTAGGTGTCGTAAAGGAAGGTTCTTACCTTAATCCTGGAGATATTCTTACGTTTACGAATGAAAAAATAGAAGGTGATTCCACCAGAGTCTATATGACTTACCAGCAGTTTCCGCAGGATGTGAAAGTGGGTGAGAAAATCCTTATTGATGACGGGAAGCTGATGCTTGAAGTTATTGAAACCAACGAAATAGATACGGTAAAAGCCAAAACCATTCAGGGCGGGCCTTTAAGCTCTAAAAAAGGGGTTAACCTTCCGAATACGAATGTTTCCCTTCCTGCCCTAACGGAAAAAGACATCCAGGATGCCAATTTTATGCTTGACCATGACGTAGACTGGATCGCTCTTTCTTTCGTGCGCCATGCCCAAGACATCATTGACCTGAAAGAACTGATTTCAAAACATCCCAACGGAAAATTCAAAACGCCGATTATCGCGAAAATTGAAAAGCCTGAAGGGGTAAAGAATATTGAGGAAATCTTATTGGAGTGCGACGGCCTGATGGTAGCTCGTGGAGATTTAGGGGTTGAGGTTCCGATGGAAGAAGTTCCTGCAATCCAGAAAACACTGGTTGAAAAAGCAAGATTCTACTCCAAGCCGGTAATCATTGCCACCCAGATGATGGAAACGATGATCAACAGCTTAACACCAACGAGAGCGGAAGTAAATGACGTAGCCAACTCTGTACTTGACGGTGCCGATGCGGTAATGCTTTCCGGAGAAACTTCTGTAGGAAGATATCCTGTTCAGGTGGTTGAAAACATGACCAAAATCGTTAAGAATATTGAAACGACGCATTTTTACCAGCATAAAAACGAACCGATTGAAAAAGACTTCAACTGTATCGATGAAAGGTTTATTACCAACAGGGTATGCCTTGCCGCGGTAAGGATTGCCAAAACAACCAATGTAGCCGCTATCGTTACCCTGACAAGCTCAGGATATACCGCATTCCAGCTGGCTGCGCACCGACCGAATTCCCACATCATCGTGTTCAGCGGAAACAAAAGAGTAATTACCATGCTGAACCTGCTTTGGGGCGTTCACGCCTTCTATTACGACATGAAGAAATCCACAGATGAAACGATTATCCAGGTCAATATGCTGACGCATAACTACGGATATATCGAAGCGGGAGATTTCGTTATCAACATTAACGCTACTCCATCTTACGAAGGCGGAAAAACAAATACGTTAAGATTGACTACGGTTTAA
- the rnc gene encoding ribonuclease III, whose protein sequence is MELQKYFSKFLPKQRKIKLSERDYFLSTRLSRILGTEVQNIALYREAFSVKSSSKNKDSNYERLEFLGDSVLGTVISCHLFHTYPQANEGYLTQMKSKIVNRKNLNKLGEDLKLTDLLQKQNSVALGENIAGNLFEALIGAVYLDFQYDTCKRIILERLLTATEINKLENKIVSYKGLLLEWSQKKKLNIKYETCEEIQVNKSIVFRCHVWLGEEKIANATETSKKKAEEKSAQRAFYILNKKENILGNPKTL, encoded by the coding sequence ATGGAGTTACAGAAATACTTTTCTAAATTCCTTCCCAAACAAAGAAAAATAAAATTATCGGAGAGAGATTATTTTCTCAGTACCAGGCTCAGCAGGATCCTTGGAACTGAGGTACAGAATATCGCGCTCTACCGTGAAGCTTTCTCTGTGAAAAGTTCTTCTAAAAATAAAGACAGCAACTATGAGAGGCTGGAATTTTTAGGGGATTCTGTTTTGGGTACCGTTATTTCCTGCCATTTGTTTCATACCTATCCCCAGGCTAATGAAGGATACCTGACACAAATGAAATCCAAGATTGTCAACAGGAAAAACCTCAATAAATTAGGAGAAGACCTGAAACTTACTGACCTGCTGCAAAAGCAGAATTCCGTGGCTTTAGGGGAAAATATCGCCGGAAATTTATTTGAGGCTTTAATCGGTGCGGTTTACCTGGACTTTCAGTACGATACCTGTAAAAGAATTATCCTGGAAAGGCTTCTGACGGCCACCGAGATCAATAAGCTCGAAAATAAAATTGTAAGCTATAAAGGACTCCTGCTTGAATGGAGCCAGAAGAAAAAGCTGAATATAAAGTACGAAACCTGTGAAGAGATACAGGTAAACAAATCAATCGTTTTCCGCTGCCATGTCTGGCTGGGCGAAGAGAAAATAGCCAACGCTACAGAAACTTCCAAAAAGAAAGCAGAAGAAAAATCGGCACAGAGGGCATTTTATATTTTAAACAAAAAAGAAAACATCCTTGGAAATCCAAAAACTTTATGA
- a CDS encoding helix-turn-helix domain-containing protein translates to MKIYQKIREYSKGKGETMKEIADAYGVTPQAIQLYFSGKNAIPLTFLAWYIEKHPDIDLYALFSNEQQSIVSEPKAEYQTKSKKQDVIDKIVSILEKEL, encoded by the coding sequence ATGAAAATTTACCAAAAGATCCGGGAGTACAGCAAGGGAAAAGGAGAGACGATGAAAGAGATTGCAGATGCCTACGGCGTTACGCCTCAGGCCATACAGCTTTATTTTTCAGGGAAGAATGCCATACCACTTACTTTCCTTGCCTGGTATATTGAGAAGCATCCGGATATCGACCTTTACGCCCTTTTCAGCAATGAACAACAAAGTATTGTTTCTGAACCCAAAGCTGAATATCAGACTAAATCTAAAAAGCAGGATGTTATCGATAAGATTGTTTCCATTCTGGAAAAAGAATTATAA
- a CDS encoding manganese catalase family protein, whose protein sequence is MFYHSQNLINPIVPDEPDPSAANALQEGLGGQFGEMRTMMQYLFQSFNFRGKATPYLDLIQGVGVEEISHVELITKTISQLLDGSPRYQGDKYEAPSKGGGVALEMAKEQQNPHHYIVGAQSALPVDAAGNPWSGSYVHNHGNLVLDLMDNLVVEATGRIQKCRIYQMSSNKTLRATVAFLIVRDKAHQAAFAKALETLGIDWAKALPVPKFDSSQFPEVKRLLDLGLHREQYTFRMDGSMMEKIFSGPSPFNDGTELTTLKEPRESYPIPQAPERPEEFAPGLDEEMQALADAFTEFKESGGKVKKSVAVKGSKKK, encoded by the coding sequence ATGTTTTACCATTCACAAAATCTTATCAACCCGATTGTACCGGACGAACCGGATCCGTCAGCAGCCAATGCTTTACAGGAAGGCCTGGGCGGCCAGTTCGGGGAAATGCGTACGATGATGCAGTACCTTTTCCAGAGTTTTAATTTCCGCGGCAAGGCTACGCCGTACCTGGATCTGATCCAGGGCGTAGGTGTTGAGGAAATCTCCCACGTAGAGCTCATTACCAAAACCATTTCCCAGTTGCTGGACGGTTCGCCAAGGTATCAGGGAGACAAATACGAAGCACCCAGCAAAGGCGGAGGCGTTGCCCTGGAGATGGCCAAGGAACAGCAAAATCCGCATCATTACATTGTAGGTGCCCAATCTGCGCTGCCGGTAGACGCTGCCGGAAACCCGTGGAGCGGCAGTTATGTGCACAACCATGGGAACCTGGTTCTCGACCTGATGGACAACCTGGTGGTAGAAGCTACCGGAAGGATCCAGAAGTGCCGGATTTACCAGATGAGCAGCAATAAGACCCTGCGCGCCACAGTTGCCTTCCTTATTGTCCGGGACAAGGCTCACCAGGCTGCTTTTGCAAAAGCGCTGGAAACCCTCGGTATAGACTGGGCCAAAGCCCTGCCGGTGCCGAAATTCGATTCTTCACAGTTCCCGGAAGTAAAAAGATTACTTGATTTAGGCCTTCACAGGGAACAGTACACTTTCCGGATGGACGGATCCATGATGGAAAAGATTTTCAGCGGCCCTTCACCTTTTAATGACGGTACAGAGCTTACGACGCTTAAAGAGCCCCGTGAATCTTACCCAATCCCACAGGCACCGGAACGTCCGGAAGAATTTGCTCCGGGTCTGGATGAAGAGATGCAGGCGTTAGCGGATGCGTTTACCGAGTTTAAGGAATCGGGAGGAAAAGTAAAGAAAAGCGTTGCCGTTAAAGGCAGCAAAAAGAAATAA
- a CDS encoding WG repeat-containing protein, which translates to MNDKGKIISEKYKNIRKTRDLFAAFNGKFTGLIDKKGRIVVPFEYNSFYL; encoded by the coding sequence ATAAATGATAAAGGGAAAATTATTTCAGAAAAATATAAAAATATTCGGAAAACACGAGACCTTTTTGCAGCGTTTAACGGCAAATTTACAGGACTGATTGATAAGAAAGGAAGAATTGTTGTACCTTTTGAATACAATTCCTTTTATTTATGA
- the hutG gene encoding formimidoylglutamase → MKNIWQGRLDGEELLFHRIFQRVREEDNYDTISADDFVLHGFAVDEGVQRNKGRQGAKEAPDIIRKNMANFPVILPDFSLLDFGNIVCPDGNLENTQQDLAKRVSKVLLKGGKSIVLGGGHEVTYAHYLGVKTAFPEQKIGIINIDAHFDNRQPESAGASSGTGFWQIAQEGEMNSLHIGIQRNSNTLKLFDTAHQYKMKYILADEIFFENLPSVYQRIDDLLNSVDYLYLTVCMDVFNASIAPGVSASAYNGIFADAAFMHFYRHILKSQKLLALDIAEVNPAFDIQDHTARLAATLVNEWFMI, encoded by the coding sequence ATGAAAAATATTTGGCAGGGAAGATTAGACGGAGAAGAACTTCTTTTCCACAGAATATTTCAGAGGGTAAGAGAAGAAGATAACTATGATACAATTTCGGCAGATGACTTTGTGCTGCACGGATTTGCCGTAGATGAAGGCGTCCAAAGGAATAAAGGCAGGCAGGGAGCAAAAGAGGCTCCGGATATCATCCGGAAAAATATGGCTAACTTTCCGGTTATCCTTCCTGATTTTTCACTGCTGGATTTCGGCAACATCGTATGCCCCGACGGAAATCTGGAAAATACCCAGCAGGACCTTGCCAAAAGGGTTTCTAAAGTCTTGCTGAAAGGGGGGAAATCAATAGTCCTCGGAGGCGGGCATGAGGTTACCTATGCCCATTATTTAGGCGTAAAAACCGCATTTCCGGAGCAGAAGATCGGAATTATTAATATTGATGCGCACTTTGACAACCGACAGCCTGAAAGTGCAGGTGCAAGTTCAGGGACAGGTTTCTGGCAGATTGCCCAGGAAGGCGAGATGAATTCACTGCACATCGGGATCCAGAGGAATTCAAATACCTTAAAACTTTTTGATACCGCACACCAGTATAAGATGAAGTATATTCTGGCTGATGAAATTTTCTTTGAAAACCTTCCGTCTGTTTATCAGCGTATTGACGACCTGCTGAACAGCGTGGATTATCTTTACCTTACTGTCTGTATGGATGTTTTTAATGCTTCCATAGCACCCGGAGTTTCGGCTTCGGCATACAACGGCATCTTCGCCGATGCTGCTTTCATGCATTTTTACAGGCATATTTTAAAGAGCCAAAAACTGTTGGCTCTGGACATAGCGGAAGTTAATCCTGCCTTTGATATCCAGGACCATACTGCCAGGCTTGCAGCCACACTCGTTAACGAATGGTTCATGATATAA